The genome window AAACATCACCAGTATGCTTTTCAATTTGATGTAGGTTTGTTCCAATATGTTGAGTGCATATTTTAAGACAGGCGAAATAATGAcaataaaataactttagaaACTGTGTATTTCAACTAATAAAGCTGTGGTGGTAAAGAAAAATCTGGcctattttataaataatttggaAAGATTGATTTTATTAGCTACAGTACATACCTACTAAATAGAATACCTTTTCAGAAATGAGATTAGATATTCTAATTTAAGTAATGGAGGTTTCATGGAGTTTATACTCCACAATGAATCCATCTATTATTCTATCTACACTGTATAAGCAACTTATTTTTCTGGTGGCTAAAACAAAAAGGAGCTTCCTAAAACATCTTTTTCACAGTGAATGAACAGCTATTGAGCACACAAACCCTTCAATGATCACAGTGCAGTGTGGATCTGTCAGTGATTTCTGCAGTAAAATGAGGCCCTCCTCCAAAAGCAATCCAGTGACACTGACTCTACAACATTGAAATTACACAAATCAAATTGTCAAATATCAAAATGTGTTTTGTACAAGAATAATGCTTTTAGAGCAAATCATTGAATACTTTCAAATGTAACAATTTTGAAagagttttattattttagtagaaGTATTATTTATGATGAACAAATCTATGTGGATTGACTGCATTTATACTATGTCCAGTAAATTAACATTCTGTTCtatcagtcatcatttactcatgcaGATCATCTTACCTGAGCTCTTGTAGACTGGTGCAACTCTGGACGAGAGAAATGATCCCAGAAGCCCAGCTCTCATTCAGACTGACCAGCTTCAGATTTAACATCTTCAAACCCACAGAATGAAATGAAGAAAGCAGCAAACTGACATGCTCATCAAGAGCTGAAGAGCTGCCAAAACACATTTGACCACAAGATGTTTGAATAATGGCAAATCTAATTCATTAAAACAGAGAAATACcaaaattaatattttcatacttttctgCTACTTTTCCCATCTCGCTGAGTCTCTGTAAGAAGACTGTCCAGTCGGTGCTGGATATCTCTGATTGTGGACATGTAAGACTGATGTTTAAGACTGCTGGAAATGATGGATTTGTCTCTGAGGAGCTCGAAGACAACCTGAACAGACACAGAGATGCAGAGGAACATTTGACAACAGCACCGTACACTCACTGTGAATGAAATCAAGTAGATAAGAAAGATTATGTTGTGCAACAGTTTCTTACGAGACATCTCCACAGGTGACTGACAGGTCAAGTGACCACCTGGGACTTTCAGAACTGTATTCATCCTCCTGAACTCTACCATGTCAGAAGAACAGATAACGTATTTAAACAactattacattattatatttaaaagggCAATATAAGTAAATTTACCTCAGCTCTCTCAAGATTTTTGCTTCACCAAGAATCTGGATCAAATCTCCAACTTCTGACAGGTGCTCCACTGATAACcttgattaaaaaacaaaaataatttatattaatataatatattaagccTTATTTAATGATATATGGGTAAAAAATAAGGATGGCAAATAGCAGGTGCAGAAACAGatgcaaaaaaaatattcaatttaaaataaacattaaaaataaaataaaaaataaaatgcaaattgtATGTTAAAAAAGAGTGTTTCTCCATACAAGCAGCACTGACCTCAGAGTCTCACACATACAGAGTGCTGTCTGAAGAATCTTGAGTTTCTCAGCTGTTAAATCACAGTACATGAGGTTCAGGTCTCTGATGTGTGGACAGCATTGAAGACAGTACAGCAGCACCCAACAGTCTGTGCTCCTCAGAGAAACGTTAGATAGATCAATGAAGCTGTGTGTTTTAAGAGCTTCTGCAACAAATCTCTCATCCTGGAGCTCATATAGACAATGGAGAGCAAATAACTCTAATCCATACTGCCGTGTCATTGCAGGAATAATTTCCATCAGCTTTTTTCGCAGTTGCTTTTTCTTCAGTTTTATGGTTTGAGGAACATTCAATTTTTCAAAGATTGAGCTGCTCACCTTCTCATTAAAGAGACCACAGAGAAACATGATAACTGAAGGGATGGAATTTGACAGTCTACCTCGAAAAATCGGAGATGACCTGTACATTACAGCCTCTGATTCCATCAGGTTAAACAGCTCACTGACTTTACACCAGGACTCTTCTTCATCCAGCAAGACATAATAAAGAGCAGTAAAAAACTCCTGAAAGCTTAAATGTATATAGAACTTGAAAAATGATTCATGTTTATACAAGAATGGAGTAATAGCAGGATCTAAGCCAGCCTTAGCCACACTCTTTTCATCAAAAAGGACTTGATGCTTCTTCACCCCTTCCTCTGCCAGCTGACCCAGGCTCTTCAGCATGTTGAGGACAGACTGACTCTGGTCATGATGCTCCAGTAGAGTGGACACAAAGTGCACATATATTGAGGTGTTGGTCTTTAGTTCTCTCATCACATGATCGTCAAAGGTAACATGTTTTTTCAGGCAAAAACAGACCATCCAACACAGCAAAGGCACAGAGCAGGCAGCCAGGAGGCTTTCATTTGTCTTCACACTTTCAAATGTTTTCCTGAAGAGTTTCTTATCCTGAAAGAACTTGTGGAAGTACTCCTGCACCACTCTCTCAGGGAAGCCCACAATCTCAGTGAAACGCTGAGGTCTTTTAAACAGATTGCTTAATTCAGCAGCAGCTGTGTATCTAGTAGTGACAATCACAGATGATTCAAACAGCATGAGATCTCTCAGCAGACAGTTGAGTACGTCTACAATTGGGGCTTTCTGGGATGGATCAGTGGGCGATGACATTTGAATGTGTGGATCAATTGAGAACTCATCTATTCCATCAATGAGGTAAAGGACTTTCTCTGGTGTTAACTCAAGTATCTGTGAGATCTGATCTGGTGTTAAACTGCAGCTCCAGCTCAAGAGCTCATTCAAGCTCATCTCCTCAGAAATACACTTCAGCTCATCAAACTTCAGAAGAAAAACTGCATCAAAGTTTTCAGTGTAAAGTTTTCCAGAAGCCCAGTCCAACATGATCTTCTGCAGCATGAAAGTTTTCCCTTTTCCAGAATCACCAACAAGAATCACAGTTTTTGGTGTGATTCCATCACAGTCGGGATTGAACAGCTGGTCTATTCTGATGCTGTGATTCTTGTCATTTGATAACAGTTGAGATGATGTCCCTGTTCCAGAAGCGTGCACAGACTTCACATATTCTTCACAGTATTTCTCAGTCTGCTCTTTGCTCCTCTTAATGAGCACTGGTTCAGTATAATGGGTGGCCAGATCCACAAGTTCATCAGGTAAACAATACTTTCTACAAAGCTTAAATGAATCTGACATTGTCTTGAACTTGAACTTGTCTTGAGGCAACCACCCTAAAGGAAGCATTAAACATTGGAAAACATCACTTTCATggtcacaaacacacacttatttAGATGTTCATAGATGTCTATTGTTTTATATGTagatactgtaaaatttacagtacATTTAAAGCTAGTGAGAGTGGCCATAATTACTGCAAATAAAATGATATTGTATATTTACATTCAATtgcagaaaaaataatttcataagGCTACAACCATATTCCCAAATGTTATTTCTAATGTAAGTGTTGTAATTAGCTGtaagtataataataaatataatacttCTGTATTTAATTACAACTAAATccaatcagcaaaaaaaaaataaaaaaattaacaaaaatcatTCACAGAAATCTATTAATACACACAAAAAATCCTAAGTTGTTACAAATCACTTAGGGATAAGGAACATTACCAGTTAATTTTGCATCCTCCAGCAGCTTCATGTTAATTGCATCTTCATTTTGTTGTAGTTCATGTTGAATCTGTTCTATGACAGCACTATGATCGGTCATTGAGTCTGCAGCACTACAACCTGTAAACACAGGGGCAGGGGGGGTGGGGTTCAGTGGTCTGAATAGATACATATTACTTTGAAGGATGCACAAGGAAATTAATGTAGAAAAAGAGTGAAGACGCTCTGATAGCATTTCCTAACTAGATAGTAGGGGGCACAGCCTATAATAGGGGGTACAACTTACAGTAGGGTTCAATACACTTGAGATCTTTGTTTCTTTGCTTGCTTTTATTGCCATACCAGCATCTATGGCTATTTTCATGGCAAGATGTATTTCAACAGAATGCATTaatgaagggatagttcacccaaaaatgaaaatttgatgtttatctgcttacccccagggcatccaagatgtagttgactttgtttcttcagcagaacacaaacaaagatttttaacgaaaaccagtcaagtctgtcagccatataatggcagtggatgggcaccagtcctttaaaagtaaaaaaaaaaaaaaacattcacagacaaatccaaattacaccctgcagcttgtgacaatacgttgatgtcctaagacacgaaacgatagtttttttgcgagaaactgaatagtatttatataattttttacctttgatacacagccacgtccatctgtcctgagcacaagcttttcatccggctcgttacacgtgtacgcgctctggcgtagtatacacaaacgccgtaagggtaaatcggtgaaaagtcccagGCGAGTTTGCACAAGCTAAGTaaagctttaaatcggtttgaacaatcaggataagtgcaagtaattaccattttgaatagtcgctatacccacaatctctgtgcactgtgtaaacaatgagtgttgtatacacgcgacagattgcttccgccgtttgcgtatactacgtcagagcgcgtacacatgtaacgtgcctgatgctaaactcgtgctccgGACAGATGGACATgcctgtgtatcaaaggtaaaaaatgctataaatactgttcagtttttccgcaaaaaacgatcgtttcgtgacTTAGGACATCattgtatcgtcacgagtcacagggtgtaatttggatttgtctgtgcatgttttttttttttttgttttttttacttttaagggtttggtgcccatccacttccattatttggctggtagactgcaccggttttcattaaaaatctttgtttgtgttctgctgaagaaacaaagtcacctgcatcttggatgccctgggggtaagcagataaacatcaaattttcatttttgggtgaactatccctttaaggcataTTTTAATTTATCACAAAGTTTTTACATAACACAATACTCTTTTCTGAAAGTAATAGTAAATAACTTTACCAGTGGATTTATCCATTTTCAGCACTCTGTCTAGTTCATCTCCTAGTTGCGTTATTTTTTGTTCTAGAGATTCCATGACAGCACCATCAATTGTTGAGTCTGCAGTGCTCAAACCTGTAGTCAGGGAAAAATATCAGCCTCTCTGAACCAGCAGCCTTTGCATATATTTTACTTTAAAGGATATGCAAGGAAATTAATGTAAAAGAAAAGCAGTACTAGTGACAATATCATCAAATCCTGAGAGAGGGACTTTGATGACATTCCCTAGCTGGATATTTATCTGTAAGAGGCATAGCTTGTAGTAGTGGTAACTTGTCGGACACAATTTAAAACACTTGGGATTAGGTGCTAAACTAGCATAGCATACTATATTTACCAGtaataataatgcaataataTGCTTTTCTGAATTCAGCCATACATTTACTTACTCATGGCAGTGGTAATGATTAATATAGGCTCAAGATAAATTGTACAAACTTAATTAACAATTGTACAGGTTTTTATTATTTCCATAGTGTTATATAATGCATTACTCCTTTCTAAAAGTAAAACCAAACAACTTTACCTGGTAAGTATGTCTCTCTTTTCAGCTCATTTTCTTTTTCCTCTTTGTATTGATGTATTACACCTAATAGAGATTTGATGATATCAGTGTTCCAACCTGtagtcaagaaaaaaaaaaatcagaccaGCTGAAGCAGTGTTCACGCATTTTACATCAAAGAATGGGCAAGGAAATTAAATGTAAGAGCGGTAGTTGGGATAACTTTTGGGGACACAGTTTGGTAGACTTGGGATTAAGTGATAGATAGAAGACAGGCTGAACAGCATAGCATATTACTTTAGTATGCCATTCAGAATTCAGCCATACATTTACTTAACATGGCAGTGGTAATGATTAATATAGGCTTATGATAAATTGTGCAAACTTAGCAGGTTTTTATTCTTCACATAGTATTACATAATGCATTACTCCTTGTTAAAAGAATCAGCAAATTAAATTACCTGTATTACTTTTCAGCTCATTGTCCAGTGCTACTttaaatttatgtaatttatcaAACAGAGATTTCATGAGAGAAGAGCTGGAGCTCTTTAGCCAACCTGTAGCCAACCtgtagacttaaaaaaaaacagtccaaGTGAACAAAGGAATTTGTCTGGAGTGCATGACCTCAAACTTTATATTGGTATATCCAGCCAATAACACTTTATATGAACTgtatttaaattgaaatattatagCTGATCcttaaaaagaaataataaagaagaataaagaaaagtaaaaaaaaaaaaaaaaaaacatagttacACTGTAAAAACTAATCacccaaataataaaaaatgggaAATGATTCACATCTATATTTTATAACTTGAGCCAATGAAAAATACCTTGTCCTAAACAATATTTTCTAGGTCTATGAAAACTAAAAAGTTCCCAGACATCctgccatcagtctgaaggtctggctatgcaaGACTAGTAGTAAAGTAAGATACAACAAAATCCAAACAATGATTCACAGACAGAAAATCCTTTGAGTCTTTTTGAGCCTATTTGTCACAGACACAGGTGGGATCAAAACTCTTGAGACATTACAGGCATGTTACGCCCAGCCTTAAAAAAATGGTTGTACCTTTTAAGATACTGTAAAACTTACAGTACCTTTAATGCTAGAGAATGGCCATAACTACTGCAAATACAATATTGCATATCTAAattaaatttcagaaaaaataattgCATAAGGATAAAACCATACTTTCTACATTTTTTTCtgctataaatataataataatataaaataatgtatttgatCACAACAAAATCCCATCAGTttcaagcaaagaacatttattgTTTAACAAAAATCTTTCACAGAAATGTGTAAAGGTTAATCTGTTAATATGAAGGGGACAAAAAAGGCTAAACTGGAATAAAACCATTACATTACCAATTGATTTATCCATTTTTCTTCCGTGTTGTTCATCTGAAATGACAAATTTGGCACAGATAGGCTGGCTGTGCTTCATTACTTTTACTAATAAGAGCAATTGAGTAGCTTTTGCTATTATAAATTACAAGACCATTACAAATTCATGATTTGCCATAGATCATATTCCATAGACTTACTTAATCATGGCAATGGTAATGATTAATATAAACCTATGATAAATTGTGCAAActtgccatttttatttttcacataGTTTTACATAACACAATACTCTTTTCTGAAAGTAGTAGTAAATAACATTACCAATTAATTGCATGAATTCCGGCGATTTTTCTAGTATATCTCCTATTTGCATAATAATACATGCCAGAGATTCTCTGTCAGCAGTGCTCCAACCTGTAGTCAAGAGGAAAAAAAGCCTCTTTGAACCAGCAGTCTTTGCATACATTTTACTTTAAAGGATGCGCAaggaaataaatgtaaaataaaaacagtactcGTGACAACATCCTCAAATCCTGAGGAAGGGGCTCTAATGACATT of Garra rufa chromosome 10, GarRuf1.0, whole genome shotgun sequence contains these proteins:
- the LOC141343998 gene encoding NACHT, LRR and PYD domains-containing protein 1 homolog, which translates into the protein MSSSGWSAAVMNSLLDQLQQFKAELDNKPQRDTYLTGWSTDVIKSLLGLIHQYKEKKDNELKRDAYLPGWSSADSVIESLVQKITQLGDELDRVLKMEISTGCSAADSMTDSAVIEHLEHLVHQSRDELDTRLLMDNPTGWSTADRESLACIIMQIGDILEKSPEFMQLIDEQHGRKMDKSIVYRLATGWLKSSSSSLMKSLFDKLHKFKVALDNELKSNTGWNTDIIKSLLGVIHQYKEEKENELKRETYLPGLSTADSTIDGAVMESLEQKITQLGDELDRVLKMDKSTGCSAADSMTDHSAVIEQIQHELQQNEDAINMKLLEDAKLTGWLPQDKFKFKTMSDSFKLCRKYCLPDELVDLATHYTEPVLIKRSKEQTEKYCEEYVKSVHASGTGTSSQLLSNDKNHSIRIDQLFNPDCDGITPKTVILVGDSGKGKTFMLQKIMLDWASGKLYTENFDAVFLLKFDELKCISEEMSLNELLSWSCSLTPDQISQILELTPEKVLYLIDGIDEFSIDPHIQMSSPTDPSQKAPIVDVLNCLLRDLMLFESSVIVTTRYTAAAELSNLFKRPQRFTEIVGFPERVVQEYFHKFFQDKKLFRKTFESVKTNESLLAACSVPLLCWMVCFCLKKHVTFDDHVMRELKTNTSIYVHFVSTLLEHHDQSQSVLNMLKSLGQLAEEGVKKHQVLFDEKSVAKAGLDPAITPFLYKHESFFKFYIHLSFQEFFTALYYVLLDEEESWCKVSELFNLMESEAVMYRSSPIFRGRLSNSIPSVIMFLCGLFNEKVSSSIFEKLNVPQTIKLKKKQLRKKLMEIIPAMTRQYGLELFALHCLYELQDERFVAEALKTHSFIDLSNVSLRSTDCWVLLYCLQCCPHIRDLNLMYCDLTAEKLKILQTALCMCETLRLSVEHLSEVGDLIQILGEAKILRELRVQEDEYSSESPRWSLDLSVTCGDVSLSSSSSETNPSFPAVLNISLTCPQSEISSTDWTVFLQRLSEMGKVAENSSALDEHVSLLLSSFHSVGLKMLNLKLVSLNESWASGIISLVQSCTSLQELRVSVTGLLLEEGLILLQKSLTDPHCTVIIEGRECSKPTEENWSHSINEKVEIHFKPNVLEKLEELTISKPSSSGLNLQPLPVCQSCVHIVDSDQWVEVEPSVCTDEGESVFRISTPAGRFECSRTRIRWVCAGDVTLQYRAVDGRFLRAELERLQCERIGPVIDVTVVSGKLEEAHLPHYACLAESDPSLTDAVKVLSKSNEGIFLQSVELSRYHAKIVQPSFSIITVITSWFIKWEEHCDLLLYMRCKDPLILHIYFFPVNDTCSKEKVEQNEKSSLLISHPRPDKPFRLKTPHLLEVPGASVHPVEGISFRTDIDPNFFKVRQQQDGDMQMNLIREEDRQSVWKATIWKDEFAPVNPRQVQDEPQLNSDFDKSKFFEKHRLAFIKRVKNVKSIADKLHEQRIIHEELYSEITYTNLTSQDSMRKICSYVHSSGVIAKGKFIVILEEEEPHLFEELVRLDSL